From Apium graveolens cultivar Ventura chromosome 9, ASM990537v1, whole genome shotgun sequence, the proteins below share one genomic window:
- the LOC141686349 gene encoding 2-oxoglutarate-dependent dioxygenase 19-like: MALATHQTQKMTCIKTLVSQSSHSNATLPSNYIHPINPDDSVANSELEHLIPTIDFSVLTSTDPAQRSKAIHDLSKACQDWGFFLVINHGVSESLMKDVMDSCYNFFNLTDEEKKLYEGTDVLDPIRCGTSFNTSKEKIFFWRDFLKVLVHPDFHFPDKPKGFSELVLEYVKRIREVAGELLRAISISLGLEASYMHNILNLESSLQVFVANLYPPCPQPELALGMPPHSDHGLLNILVENGVGGLQIQHNRKWVNVKAPPNSFLVNTCDHLEIVSNGRYKSVVHRAVVNNATTRISLAIANGPSLDTMVSPAPALTNDENNPPAYTPIKYKEYLQLQQGNKLDQKSILDRIRLQKE, translated from the exons ATGGCACTTGCAACTCATCAAACACAAAAGATGACATGCATCAAGACTCTTGTATCTCAATCATCTCATTCCAATGCTACTCTTCCTTCCAACTATATCCACCCTATCAATCCAGATGACTCTGTAGCTAATTCAGAGCTTGAACACTTAATCCCCACCATCGATTTCTCCGTACTCACCTCCACTGATCCTGCTCAAAGATCCAAAGCTATCCATGATCTTTCTAAAGCATGTCAAGACTGGGGTTTCTTTCTG GTAATAAACCATGGTGTATCAGAGAGTCTAATGAAGGATGTTATGGACAgttgttataatttttttaatctaACAGATGAAGAAAAGAAATTGTATGAAGGGACAGATGTACTGGATCCAATAAGGTGTGGAACTAGTTTTAATACATCAAAGGAGAAAATCTTCTTCTGGAGGGACTTTCTCAAGGTTCTCGTGCACCCAGATTTTCATTTTCCTGACAAACCAAAAGGATTCAG TGAGCTTGTACTGGAGTATGTCAAAAGAATTAGAGAAGTTGCAGGGGAATTGCTAAGAGCAATATCGATAAGCCTAGGACTGGAAGCATCCTACATGCACAATATCTTAAATTTAGAATCCAGCTTACAGGTGTTTGTTGCAAATCTCTACCCGCCGTGCCCACAGCCTGAACTTGCATTGGGAATGCCGCCTCATTCTGATCATGGCCTCTTGAACATCCTCGTAGAGAATGGTGTAGGGGGATTGCAGATACAACATAATAGAAAATGGGTCAATGTCAAAGCCCCTCCAAATTcatttttggtcaatacttgtGATCATCTCGAG ATAGTGAGCAATGGGAGGTACAAGAGTGTAGTGCATCGAGCCGTTGTGAACAATGCGACGACAAGAATATCACTAGCCATAGCCAATGGACCATCTCTCGACACAATGGTCAGCCCGGCACCTGCTTTAACTAATGATGAAAACAACCCACCAGCTTACACTCCAATAAAATACAAGGAGTATCTGCAGCTGCAGCAAGGAAACAAGCTTGATCAGAAGTCTATCTTAGATCGGATTAGGCTACAAAAAGAGTAA